CGCGGTAGCCGACGCGCACGTCGATCCGCCCCTGGGCCGTGAACTTCACTGCGTTCCCGATCAAGTTAACGAGGATCTGGCGGAGCTTACCTTCGTCGGTCCGTACCCGAGGCGGGATGGCCGCGGCGCAGGCGATATCCAGCTCCACGCCCTTATGTCCCACGCGGACCGCGAAGAGGCTATTGAGCGCGTCGAGCAGTTGGCGCACATCGACGCTGGACTCATTGAGGGACATCTGCCCGGCTTCAATTTTGGCCATGTCGAGCACATCGTCGATCAGTGCCAGCAGGTGCTCGCCGCTGCGGTTGATCGTGTCCAGCTGTCCGGCCTGCCCGCGGGTCAGGGCCGGATCGCGGCGCATGAGCTGTGTGTAGCCGAGGATCGCGTTCATGGGCGTTCGCAGTTCGTGGCTCATCCGGGCCAGAAACTCGCTTTTGGCCTTGTTGGCCGCCTCGGCCTGTTCCTTTGCTTCGGCCAACTGGGTGGTGCGCTCGCTCACCAGTTCCTCGAGGTGATCGCGATGCTTGCGGAGCTCCTCCTCGGCCCTTTTTCGCTCGATGAGCCACCACATGCCCTCCATGAGCAGGGTGAGTTGCTGGACATCGCCGTCCGTGTATTCGCCCTCCTTGTTGCCGACGCCCGCCACGAGGACGATGTGCTGGCCGGCAAACACCGGCACGTTCATGTGTCGCCTCACGGCCACGTGGCCGGGTGGATGGCCCTTCTTCCACGGGTTGGGCGCCGGATAGTCGTTGGTGATGACTGCCCGGCGCTGACGGACCGCTTCGCCCCACAAGCCGGTGTCCTTCACGACGTAGTGAATCGGCTTGTCGATAATGGCGCACTCCTGCATCGCCTGCTTGGACCAGGAATGCATCGTCAGGACGGTCTCGTCGGCATTGAGGAACGCCAGGTAGCCGAGGGTGCTCTGGGTAAGCCGCACGGCCTCCTCCAGCGTGTAGTCGGTGATCTGCCGCAGGGTTGCATCGGTCATCTGGTTCAGTTTCAGGAGGGTGCGTACCCGCTCGGCATTGAGCCGCAGCTCTTCCTCCGACCGCTTGCGTTCGGTGATGTCGAAGAAATCCACGGCGATCGAGGACGGTCCCGTCCGAAACACATGGACATCGTAGGTGCCGTGGAGTCGGTCATCCGGATAAGACATTTCGAAGGCCTGAGATCCGAGTTCGCCGGTCGCGACCTTTCGATAGAGGGCGGGCACGTCTGTACAAGCGAGGCTGGGGAACGCCTCTTCGATGGGTTTACCGGCCACGGCTCCGTGCGATACGCCGAGGATCCGGTCGGCGGCCGGATTCGCGGCCGTGAAGACGAGTCGATCTTCGGGCGTCAGCTGGTACAGGTGCATTCCCATGGGCGAGGACTCCACGATGCTCCGGAATCGCTCCTCGGACTCCCGGAGTGCCTCCTCGTTTCGTTTTCGGCCACTGATGTCCTCGAGAACGGCCATGATACCGACGATGTTTCCGCCGGTGTCGTGCAGGGGCGCGGTCGACACGCTGACATCCACGAGGCTTCCGTCCTTGCGCTGCCGAACGCGTTCCATGCCGCTCATGGTCTCGCCCTGCATCGCCTGCTCGATCACCGAACGGACCTCGTGTTCGCGTCCGGGGGGTGCGAGGGGGTAGGGTTGGCCGATCACCTCCTCGGCGCGATAGCCGAACATCCTGTCCGTCGACCGACTCCACAGGGTCACCTTGCCGTCCACATCCAGCGCGAGAATGGCCAGAGGGGAAGCGGTGATCAGGGCTTGCAGGGTGGCCGTAGTCCGGCGCAGAGCCTCTTCGGCATTCCTACGATCGGTGATATCGCGGACCGACTCGATGGCTCCGATGACATTGCCATCCACGTCAAGGAGCCTGCAAGCCGTTGCCGAGCAGTAGGCGCCTTTCCCGCCCCAGGCTTTGGGTACATAGGCCTCTCCGAACACCGTGTTGCCGCTCAGCTCAAACGAGGGATAGCGCTTCTTGGTTTCATCATTCGGATCCAGTGCGACATCGATCAGGATGGACCGGGGCTCGTTGTAGAAGCCCAGTGAGTAGGTCGTCTTGCCGAGGATCTCCTCCTTGCGAATTCCGGTCATCTGTTCGACGGCCCGATTCCAGGCGATGACCTTCTTGTCCCGGTCGATCACCAGGGTGGCGTCGGGTAGGAACTCGATGATGTCGCTCAGCCTTTGGCGAGCAGCGAGCAACTCCCGCTCGGCCCGTTTGCGGTCGGTGATGTCGCGTGAGACATTGGCATAGTAGAGCGTCTGACCGGTGTCGGGATCGGCGATTGGAAACGCGATCACGTACACGTCAATCAGATGTCCGTCATCGAGGCTGCGATACTGAAGCTCTCCTTCCCATGTCCCGCCTTGCCTCAGGAGGGGCAGGAGCTCGTTCCCCACCATATCCTGTGACTCAGCCGGAATGACGTCGAACACGGTATGCTCGCCGACGCGTTCGGGCGCGATTCCCAGCAAGCGTCCGCCGGCCTGGTTGAGGAAGACCATCCGCCCATCGAGGTCGGCCATGTTGACCAGTTCCGTGCTGCGATGGACGATGGCGACCAGCTTCCGCAACTCCTCCTCGGCGAGCTTCCGCTCGGTGACGTCCTTGATGACCCCCAGCATGCGCGTGGTGTTGCCCGCGGCATCGACCAGAAACGTTCCTTCGTCGCTGACGTGGATGTAGGTGTTGTCCGCTTTCCGAAGGCGATAATCGCAGCAGAACCTGGCGTGTTCTTGCCTGGCTCGATCCAACGCCGTCATGGTTCGGGCGCGGTCCTGGGGGTGGATGTGCTCTTCCCAGCCGGTGACGCCCCAGGTGTTCATTTCCTGGGCCGAACAGCCGATGACTTCCTGGATGAGGCCCGACCACAGCAGGGTGCCGGAGGCGACGTTGCAGTCATAGACGAGCTGCCTGGTCGATTCAGCCACGAGGCGGAATCGTTCTTCGCTGCGGCGAAGCGCCTCTTCCGCCCGCTTGCGTTCGCTCACGTCGCGAATGATCGCCGAGAGGTACTCCAACTCGCCCAGGGGGGAACGGTGGGCCATCAATGTCTGAGACACGGGGATCTCCCGGCCCTCGAGTCCCCGGACAGCGGTCTCGCCCTGCCACACGCCCTTGGAGCAGGCGGTCGGAATGCCCTCCTCGGTGATCAGGCGGCAGGCCCATTCCGGATGGAGATCGGGGATATGGTATTCGGTGACATCGATGGATTCATCCCAACCGAGCATCCACCGCCCAGCCGCGTTGAGGAAGGACAGGCGCCCGTCCGGCGTGGCCATCAGGACCAGGTCGCTCGTGGACTCCAGGATCGCGGCCAGCCGGGCGCGTTCCTCCTCCACCTGCCGCCGTTCGGTGACGTCGATGATGACCCCGCTGTAGACGATTTCCTCCCCTTCCATCCAGATTGAACTCGAACGCCCATGGAACCAGATGATGTCGCCTGAAGGCTTGCGCAGCTTCCCTTCATACTCCCACTCTTTTCTATCGCGAAGAGCCCGATCGATTGATGCCAGAAGCCCCGCTCGGCATTCCGGAAGCACTCGCTCGAGGAGTAGCTCGAGGGATTTCTCGGACGCGGACGGAATTCCGAGGATCTCTTCAGAACGTTCGCTGATGTAGGTCACCCGCATTCGTCCGTCGGGCCCCATCCGGAAGAGGTATACGACTCCCGGCATGGTGGAGGTCACGGCCCGAAGCCGGCTTTCGCTCGCACGAAGCGACGCCTCGGCCACCTGCCGCTCGTCGATCTCCCGGCGGGCCTTGGCCAATGCGTCTTTCACCGAGAATGCGGCCACGGCCTGCAGCGAGATCACACAGGCGAACAGAAAGGCCGTCTCGACCAGGAGCGCGCCCGGGGTGCGAGGGAGCGCCAGCGGCAGCTGGTCACGCGCCTCCGCGACCTGCATGATGGCGGCGGCAATGATGTTGAGCACAGCCATGGCCACGCCACCCCGCACACCGAACAATTGCCCGGCCAACACGATGAAGATCAGATAGGACATGAACGACACCGCGTGCACGCCGCCGCTGGTGACGATCGCCCAGGTGGCAAACACCCAGAAGAGGCTGACGCACAGCCAGCTGGCCGTCCGCACCCGGCCGGCACGAGTCAGCCCCAGCAGGAAGATCTCGATTGACAGAGAGAGCGCACCGATAACGGCGAACCGCGCGGCGTGACGCGGATCCAGACAAGCCGCAACGAAGTGCAAGGGGGTGATGCAGACTGCCAGCAGCAGCATGACCCAGAGAATGCGGGCCTGGTGCGTCCTGAGGTCGTCCTGGAACACCGGCGGCGCCAGCCAACGCCTGGCGCGACGCGTTATTGCATTCATATGGCCGTCCTTCCCGGACAATCGTCCCGACGTGAAACTGGACGATATTGGCGGAGCGGCAGCAGGTCTGTCCCAGCTGCCGGCCTCCTGACTGACCTTCAATCATACTTGCCGGCCCGCGCGGTCTCAACGGACCTGGACCCACGCTGCAGCCGGCGCGGCGTCCCCGCGGGCTCGGCACAGCGAGCTGATAGAGTCTCTATCGTCAGCCGGCGGTCAGCGGTGATGAGGCGGACAAACCAAGATCCGGGGTGAGCATCCGTGGGTCTTTACCGGACCGATGCCGACGCGGCCGGCCCGACCTGGACCACCACCACGGAAGCGACGGGGTCGGGAGCCTTCTCGGGAAGCAGGATGGCGACATCGTCACCCTTGCGGGACACGGTGAGCGGTTTCTTTTCCGGGTCAGCCAGGAAGTACGCGTTCTCGATCGTGTCCTTCAGGCCAGGAACGATGAGTTCCTTCTTCGGCCAATCGAACACGTGCAAGTAGAGCTTGCCGGGCTTCCGGGTGCAGCGTCCCCAGGTGAGTCTCTTGAACGGGCTGGCAGTGGTGCCATAGATGGACTCGCCGTTGACGGTCATCCACCTGCCGACGCCCTCGAGTCGCTCAACGGAGGCCTGGGGTATCTCCCCCTCCGGCGTAGGTCCGACGTTGAGCAGGTAGTTGCCGCCTTTGGAGGCCGTGTCGATGACGTTTCGCACCAGTTTCTCGACCGATTTCCAGTTCTTGTCGTCGGTGCGGAAGCCCCAGGTGTCGTTCATGGTCATGCACGATTCCCAGTCGACGCCCGGCAGTCCGGTCTCGGGGATTTCTTGCTCCGGGGTGCCGAAGTCGCCGGCGTACTTTCGATCCTTCTTGTCCATGCCCTGCATGCCTTGGCGGCCGGTGCCGATGCGGTTGTTGATGATCACCGACGGTTTGAGTTTGCGCAGCTTGTTATACAGGTCGACGGCGTCTTGCTCTTTCCACCAGGGCAGCCATTCGCCGTCGAACCAGAGCACTTCGGGATTTGGGCCATCGAGAAGTTCCTTGAACTGCGTTTCCATGAAGCTGATGTACTCGGCCTTCCGTTCCGGGTGCACGTTGGTGGGGTTATAGGCCTTATCGTTATGCCGGTACTGAGCCGGATGGTGCCAGTCCATGATGGAGTAGTAGGTACAGAACTTGAGGCCCTGCTTGCGGCACTCGTCGGCCAGCGGCCTGAGGAGGTCCTTTCCGTAGGGCGTGGCCCTGGCCACGTTGTAGTCCGTGGCCTTGCTGTCGAACAGGCAGAAGCCGTCGTGGTGTTTCGAGGTAATGACGATGTACTTCATCCCTGCGGCCTTGGCCAGACGGACCCACGCGGCGGGATCGTACTTGACGGGGTTGAACTGCTTGGCCAACTGCTCATATTCTGGGATGGGGATATTGGCGGTGTTCATGATCCACTCTCCGCCGCCTGGCGGCACGAATTTCCCTTTCCACTCGCCCGCCGGAATCGCATAGAGTCCCCAATGGATGAACAACCCGAAGCGGGCCTCGCGCCACCAAGCCATGCGGGCATCACGTTCCGACTGGGTTTCGGAGACCGTCGCGTCGGCGGCGATGGTCGGCACTGCGGCCGAGAGGAGGACGGTACCCAGAACGACGATTTGTCTGGACGACGACAGTGGGCGGTGCATTGGTCAGCTCCTTGCTCAAGAACACCATTCCGTCGCATCACGGCAGGATCTGTTGAGCCATGGTACACTACCCCCCTGCCGAGCGGAACAGGGGGCTTGAGGTGGGGGGCTTGAGGTGGATTCTGGGGCCCGGAGCTTCGCGGTTCAGTGTCTCGCGGGTTGGAGGGTGTTCCGAGCGTGGTCCCAGGGCCTGATTCCCCATTGAGGGGGGCACGGGCAGGGCTGGTATTCCTGGCATCCCGGCGTTGTCATCGATTATCATGGCGGCCTGATTGCCCGGTGTCGCAGGAGGTTGCCCGATGCTTCGTTCTGACTTCCTTGGTGCCGTGATGGTGATTCTGCTGCCCGCGGCCATGGCCATGGCGGCTGCTGCACCCGACCGCGATGCCCGGGCGGAACACCGTCCCCGGGCGCAAGGGTACCACGGCATCTGGTACGCGAACCAGAAGACCGATGATGAATACAAGTATAAGTACAGCGGCGGCTTAGGAACCTACCCTTCGAACCATCTGCCCATGGCCTATTACGCCGAGAAGGCCCAGAAGACTTTTTTTGTGTATGGCGGCATGGCGGCGGATGGTGCTCTGTCGGACCAGCGCAGCCTGCTGATCATGGTTTCGTATTTCGATCACAGGACCGGCATGGTTCCCCGGCCGACGCTGTTGATGGACAAGAAGACGGATGACGCCCACGACAACCCGACGATTCAGCTTGACGACAAGGGTCACGTGTGGGTCTTCGTGGCCGCTCACGGCACCGCGCGGCCGGCCTATATCTTCAAGAGTGCCGAGCCGTACGAGATCGACTCGTTCCAGCAGATCTGGGAGACCAGCTTCTCGTATCCCGAGCCGTGGTACATTGAAGGCAAGGGTTTTCTGTTCCTCCACACCCGCTACCAGGAGGGCCGCAGGCTCTTTTGCATGACCAGCGCGGACGGTGTGGTCTGGTCTGAGCCGAAGATGCTGGCCCGCGTCGCCCAGGGTCATTACCAGGTGAGCTGGCGGCACAAGGACAAGATCGGCACGGCCTTCAATTATCATCCGGTCAACGGTGGGCTGAATGCCCGCACGAACCTGTACTACATGGAGACCAGGGATTTCGGTCAGACTTGGCAGACGATCGGTGGTGAGAAGCTGGAGTTGCCGCTCACGGAGGTGAGGAACCCCGCCCTGATTCAGGATTTCGAGTCGGTCGGCCAGCTCGTCTACCTGGTGGACCTGAATTTCGATTCGCGTGGTTTCCCGATCATTCTGTTCGTGACCAGTCGCGGCTGGCAGCCGGGCCCGAAGCACGGCCCGCGCAAATGGACCACGGCCCGATGGGTTGGCAAGGGGTGGGAGACCAACGGGCTGCCGCTGGCGGGCAACAACTACGACTGTGGATGCCTGCATGTTGAAGAGGGCAATCACTGGCGGCTGATCGGGCCGATGCTGGCCGGGCGGGGCAAGCCTGCGGGGCCCCAGCCGTACAACCCGGGCGGCGAGTTGATGATGTGGACCAGTGACAACACGGGCCGACTCTGGCACTCGCGGTACCTGACCTACAAGAGCCCGTACAACCACAACTACGTCCGCCGCCCGGTGAATGCTCATCCGGGCTTCTACGCCTTCTGGGCGGACGGCAATCCCCGGCAGCCGTCCGAATCGCGGCTCTACTTTGCCGACAAGGAGGGCCAGGTGTTCCGGCTGCCGCCGGTTATGCTCGAGGACTTCGCCAAGCCGGAGTTGGTGCCCCTCGAAACGGATACCCATCCGGCCCCGGCTTCGGCAAAGGCTCCTGCCCCGACGCCCGCCGAGAAGTAGGAGGATCAAGAATGGCCACTGGACCGTCGGCTGCCGCCCTGCTCTTCGTGGTTGGGCTGCTTGTCGGGGTGTTTCTGGTGTACCGCGGGATTCGCGGTGTGCCCACGCTGAGCGATCCCAAGTGCTCGAAGTGCGGTTACGATCTCCGCTGGGTCAAGCCGGAGGTGCATGTGGTGTGCCCGGAATGCGGTGCCGATCTGAAAGCTCCGCGGGCCGTGCGTTTCGCTGACCACCAGCGAAGGCCGCGGCTCATTCTGATTGGTTCGCTGATCTTGCTGGCCGCGGTGGCCGTGCCCACCGGCCTGAGAATCACGGCAGGCCTATCCCGGCCTCCGTCACGAGCGACCACGCCGACGAGGGTGCTTGTCGCCAGTCTGGCCACGAGCGCGGGTCAGCCCTGGGACTGGAACGAGCTCAACCGCCGTCTGGCCGCCGGCCAGATGACGGGCCAGGATGTTGTTGGCGCGATCGATCAGTTGATCAACCACCTGACGACAAAGGCCAACGCCGGACGTGAGCCACTGCACTGGTCGGGGAGTTTTGTCGCGAACGCCGACCAGGCCGGCCTGATTTTGAACGAGCAGTTCGGGCGTCTGGCGATCGCCTTCCACGGACCGGCGCCGAAGGTCTCGGCTCACACCCGGGTTCGGCAGGGAAAGCCGCTCGCATTCACGGTTCAGTGCGACGGTCCATGGAACCTCGCGGGATGGAGGATGATATGGGCGATCCGGAGGGTGACGCTCGATGCTGGTCGCGAGCTGGCCGTCCTTGACCCGGCTCGACCGGAAGGAGGACCTGTTATTCCGGAGTTGCTCAGCGGGACCGGGGATTGGCCGATCCATGGCCGAATGCTGCTAGATGCCCCAGTTGGAAAGCACACCCTGACCTTCGACATGGACATGGGTCTGGTCGCGGAATCCGTGCCTTTCAGAACGGCCAGCGAGAGGCCTGGCCAGGCTGACCGCTGGCCGAAGCCGCGCTGCAAATGGAGCAGGTCGGTCACAGTGAATGTAGAGGTCATCGGTCCGGGCGGGACGGCCGTCGAACTGGTGACCGATGCCAAGCTCGACCCGGCCCAGAAGGACCATTTGACGGCCACGGGGGTGGTGTACCCGCTGTCGGAGCAAGCGTGCACGCTTGATCTGACGTTCACGGCAAAGGATCTCCGTGTTCCGCTTGCCTTCAAGGTAACGGTTCGTGCCCGAGGCCAGGATTTTCCTTGCCAGCCGATCAAAGTGGATACCCAGGATAGAGACGGCACCTGGAAGTACCGACAGGCCGTCCGAACGCTTCCGCGGGATATCAACACGGTCGATCTGATTCTGGCTCCCGACGCCGAGCTTGTCGGCGACGCGCCGGGCTTTGACCGGATCTGGGGCAAGGACATTGTTCTCCGGGATGTACGGTTGCAGCGCGAGGACCTGGAGGATCCCGGGGTCCCAGCTTCGTCTTCCCCCAGCAGCGCCGCTTTCGGGTCGTTCTGAAGACCGGCACCCGCAGCGATTGCTTTCATTTCTCGAACGGGGGGCCTATAATCCATACCGACCTGAGGGCAGCGGGGCCAATGGACGGGTCCTGCGCCAGGTAGCCTGAACTCGCGCCGGACAAGGAGGCCCGCGATGAGACGAAATCCCCTCTTCCTTCTAGGTTTGGCTGCGCTACTGTGCATGGGCAATGGCTGCCCGATCTCGATATCGCCGGACACGACCAGCGTACGGCTGGTGAACAACACGGCGTTTCCCGTGGAAGTGCGGCTCTATTATGCCGCCCAGCAGAACATCCTGGAGAGTCTGCTCGAGGCGATCGGCACGGAGTACGAGGCGACCATTGCACCGGGCACGACGGCGTCGTTCTCCCGCGACTGTGAGGAGCTGCAGGCGATCTTCATCGAGAACGCCAAGCTGGTTGTCGTTGGGGATGTTGGCCCCAGCACGGACACTGATGTCTATCGGGACGGCACGGACTTCGGCTGCGGCGACACGCTGACCTTTACGTTCACCCAGCCGGCGCTGCCGACCGAGATCAACGTGTCTTTCAGCAACTGAGGCGGAGAGCTATTCTCCGGCCGTGAGCTCAGTCAGCGATTCCAGGAGTTGGACGCGAACCGCATCAGCCTTCGAGCGGTCTTTGGGCGAGTGCCAGTTCAGGTTGTTCACGCCGGTCGCGTTGAGTACTTCGTCGGCCGCGTGGGTCGCGAGCGATCGGGCCTTGGCCAGTGCGGAGCTGCTCCTGCCGGCAGCCTCCCCGCGGCCGGTGGCGGCGCGCAGCATGACGAAGTACTCGTAGTCCTCGGCACTCTCACGAATCGCCTCCATCTGCTTGGCGGCGGTCACCGAACGATCATCGAGGAACAAGGGTGTATAGGGTCCACTTGTCGCCAGGTACTCGTTCCACGACGATGTGCCGCTGCTGTCGCCGAACGCCCAGAAGAAGGAGCCGGTTGCCCCGATCTTCCAGCAATGCCAGGCCTGGAGCCGGTAGTACGAGTACGGATCGAGCAGCCGGGCTGGCCCGGAGCACGAGTAGAGCTGCAGCGTACGGCCGCGATCGCGCTGGCCGAGGTAGAATGCCTCGAACTCCTTGCTGTGGGCAAGCCACATGGGCCGGTTCGGGCAGAGGACGTGGCAGAGTTCGAACATCTCCGACCGGCCGTCGCTCGGCTTAGCGTAGATCGGGTCCTCCCAGATCAGGACCTTGGGATTGGCCGCCCGGATGGCCCTAGCCCACGGGATGATGACATCGTCGTGTTCATGGGCCCGAGGCTCATCGACCAGCAGCAGCCCGAAGCGATCGGGCTCGATCCCGCGTGTCTTGAGGTGGTCTACCCAAGCCGAGATCCATGCCCCGACGCGCTGATTGAACGATTCGCTGCCCATGGGGACGCCCAGGAAGTTGTCGCCCACCGAGGCGAACACGAAGTAGGCCTGGGCGTCCGGCCACTGATTGAGCCATGCATCGAACCGCCGGGTGTCGAGTTGGGCCTTCGGCGGGCTGTCATTCGTGAAGGTGACCTGCATGATCGAGGCGGAAGTTGCCCAGGGGGCGTTGACGAACCGGCTCCGCAGATGCTCGACCAGGGCCTGGTGATTGGTGGGGGTCATGCCGTACATGCTCTCCTGGTCGGTGTAGTCCCATCCGCCGACCCAGAGCGTGGTCCTGGGGGGAAGGGTCATGGAATAGACCTTGAGTCGCACGGGCAGGCTAAGCGGCTTGATGCTGTCCGCCTCGATGATCACATGGCCGGCGTGCTCGCCTGGAAGAAGATCGAGGGCATGGAAGGTCAGCCACACCTGTCGCACCAGACCCGGGACGACCTCGATTGTCCAGCCCTGGTCTGTCCGGGCCGCATGCGGCAGTGCCGCGGTGACCGGTTGTCCGGAAACCGTGTCTGTCCAGGGAACCTCGTGGACCGTGATCCAGGGGGGAGCTGGTGAGTTGGGGAGGTCCTTGAAGCGGACCGAGACCTTGACCGGTGCGTCCGTCGTGTTGGCGAGGTTGAAGGCGGCCGAACGGTACTCGCCGCCCATGGTGTGCACTTCGATTCGTCCGGGGGTGGCGACCGGCGGCTGGAAGGGATCTGTCGGGTCGTAGGGCTGGACGACCCAAGCTGACAGTCCGCCGTGCCCCAGCGCCCTCCAGAGTGACGCTTGGACAGCGAAGAGGTTTGCGTGGATTGGGTTGAAGGGCAGAACCGCTCGGAACGACTCGTGATCCAAGGGCTTGGCGCTTGCGAGCAGATCTTGGGCCAATCCATTCAGCCGGCCGAGCAAAGGGGCCTTGGCGGCCTCGTCCAGTTTGGCGGTCTGAATGGCCTGTTTCAGGCCGTGCACGTCGCGGTCGAAACGCCGGCGGATACCGGGCTTAACCCGCACTCGACTGCACCAAGTCTTGAGATCGCCGACCGGCGTGCCGGCGGGCCTGGTCTGGAGTAGAGCATCGTCCCCGCGCAGGATTTCCACCTCATCGCAGAAGAGGTACGGTCCCGTGGGCATCGCCACGAATCGCACATATCGCCCGCGGGTGGTCAGTTTCGTGGTGCTGAACTGCCGCACGGCGTATCCCGCCGGCATGGTTCCCGGCGTTTCATCGAGTTCGACCAGATCGCCGGCCTGACGGTAGTCCTTTCCGTCATCGCTGACGTGGACATGGATGCCCGCCGGCCAGAGTACCCCAGCGACGCCTGCCGCGGTGCGGAAAGAGGCGCCGCCGATGGGCTGGATCTTGCCGAGATCCATCGTGATCGTCACATAGGCGGCCGACTGCCAACCGACGGTGCTCTTCTGCGTCCAGAAGTACCCCTCGGTGAGACGGCCGTCGGTGAGTTGTGTCACATCGCCCGGGTCGGTGCAGTGTTCGTATGACGGTGCCACCGACATGACGTACTTGGCAGCTCGGGCGAGGTTACGGTCGGCGGGCTCATCGGCCTGTGCCGGCGCAGCGATGAAGGCCATAGCAGCCAGGGTCGCGATCAATGCAGCACCGCGCAATTGTCGTGATATCGTTGAACGAGACATGAGGATCACCTCCGATAGATGGACTCGGCCCACAATAGGCTCGCAGGTGCGGTTGTGTCAATCGGCGGAGAGGGTGTCAGAGCCGCGATCGTCTCGGCGCGCCTCGAACAGAACATCAGCCCGCTGGAAGCGTGACAATAGAACAAGGGAGAGGGGTCGGTGGTCGCGGTAGACCGGCGTCGAACGACCGACCTATGGGTCCGCCTGCGGCGGAAAAAGCCGCTGAAGGAGCTCACATGGAAACCGGATCAACGGGCGAGGCTTGACGGGATGTGCTATGATGCGGCCGTCTGTGATGGCAGTTTCATTCCATTCGGGCGCGAGGTGAAGCGATGAAGGCGTGTCTTGACGAATATCGGCATCGACGAGTCGTTGTGGTTGCGGAGGTCATATCGGCATTCTGCTTGACAGTGCTCGGCGCGTTCGCCGATACCGCGACTCGGCAGGACGGCGGATGGTGGGTCGTCGAGAACACACGGCTGCGTCTGAATCTCGATCCGAGAGAGGGCACGCTCAGTGTCCTCGACAAGGGCAGCGGGCACGAATGGCGGCAGGCGAGAATCGAGAAGCGGTCGGGCAAACCGTTCTTCAAGAATGTGCGCGCGGTCAAGGACGGCCTTGCTCTTGAGGGAGTCTTCGGTTGGACGAAGGACAAGGCCAACGTGATGACTGTCACACTGACCATGCCCGACGGCACGGCG
This window of the Phycisphaerae bacterium genome carries:
- a CDS encoding PAS domain S-box protein, whose product is MNAITRRARRWLAPPVFQDDLRTHQARILWVMLLLAVCITPLHFVAACLDPRHAARFAVIGALSLSIEIFLLGLTRAGRVRTASWLCVSLFWVFATWAIVTSGGVHAVSFMSYLIFIVLAGQLFGVRGGVAMAVLNIIAAAIMQVAEARDQLPLALPRTPGALLVETAFLFACVISLQAVAAFSVKDALAKARREIDERQVAEASLRASESRLRAVTSTMPGVVYLFRMGPDGRMRVTYISERSEEILGIPSASEKSLELLLERVLPECRAGLLASIDRALRDRKEWEYEGKLRKPSGDIIWFHGRSSSIWMEGEEIVYSGVIIDVTERRQVEEERARLAAILESTSDLVLMATPDGRLSFLNAAGRWMLGWDESIDVTEYHIPDLHPEWACRLITEEGIPTACSKGVWQGETAVRGLEGREIPVSQTLMAHRSPLGELEYLSAIIRDVSERKRAEEALRRSEERFRLVAESTRQLVYDCNVASGTLLWSGLIQEVIGCSAQEMNTWGVTGWEEHIHPQDRARTMTALDRARQEHARFCCDYRLRKADNTYIHVSDEGTFLVDAAGNTTRMLGVIKDVTERKLAEEELRKLVAIVHRSTELVNMADLDGRMVFLNQAGGRLLGIAPERVGEHTVFDVIPAESQDMVGNELLPLLRQGGTWEGELQYRSLDDGHLIDVYVIAFPIADPDTGQTLYYANVSRDITDRKRAERELLAARQRLSDIIEFLPDATLVIDRDKKVIAWNRAVEQMTGIRKEEILGKTTYSLGFYNEPRSILIDVALDPNDETKKRYPSFELSGNTVFGEAYVPKAWGGKGAYCSATACRLLDVDGNVIGAIESVRDITDRRNAEEALRRTTATLQALITASPLAILALDVDGKVTLWSRSTDRMFGYRAEEVIGQPYPLAPPGREHEVRSVIEQAMQGETMSGMERVRQRKDGSLVDVSVSTAPLHDTGGNIVGIMAVLEDISGRKRNEEALRESEERFRSIVESSPMGMHLYQLTPEDRLVFTAANPAADRILGVSHGAVAGKPIEEAFPSLACTDVPALYRKVATGELGSQAFEMSYPDDRLHGTYDVHVFRTGPSSIAVDFFDITERKRSEEELRLNAERVRTLLKLNQMTDATLRQITDYTLEEAVRLTQSTLGYLAFLNADETVLTMHSWSKQAMQECAIIDKPIHYVVKDTGLWGEAVRQRRAVITNDYPAPNPWKKGHPPGHVAVRRHMNVPVFAGQHIVLVAGVGNKEGEYTDGDVQQLTLLMEGMWWLIERKRAEEELRKHRDHLEELVSERTTQLAEAKEQAEAANKAKSEFLARMSHELRTPMNAILGYTQLMRRDPALTRGQAGQLDTINRSGEHLLALIDDVLDMAKIEAGQMSLNESSVDVRQLLDALNSLFAVRVGHKGVELDIACAAAIPPRVRTDEGKLRQILVNLIGNAVKFTAQGRIDVRVGYRGDVGAPPGRLVVEVADTGSGISEEDLALLFQPFSQGEAGQRTRGGTGLGLVISRRFAELLGGTLTVKSELGRGSVFALEIAAPPIAGATTADLGPRQRVVGLAEGERPRRIVVADDEADSRVPLAELLRGVGFVVREAANGQEAVHLCDSFAPDLIWMDIRMPVLDGLEATRQIRARPPTERPVVIALTASAFESDRDRLLAVGCDDLIRKPFQENQIFDQIAKYLGVRYNYDEKKADGLGLTRLTALDLTILSAEKKADLHRAAVLGSTKRLRQVASALEAEHGELARKLLRMADEYDFEAIISATCPRVEGA
- a CDS encoding alpha-L-fucosidase: MHRPLSSSRQIVVLGTVLLSAAVPTIAADATVSETQSERDARMAWWREARFGLFIHWGLYAIPAGEWKGKFVPPGGGEWIMNTANIPIPEYEQLAKQFNPVKYDPAAWVRLAKAAGMKYIVITSKHHDGFCLFDSKATDYNVARATPYGKDLLRPLADECRKQGLKFCTYYSIMDWHHPAQYRHNDKAYNPTNVHPERKAEYISFMETQFKELLDGPNPEVLWFDGEWLPWWKEQDAVDLYNKLRKLKPSVIINNRIGTGRQGMQGMDKKDRKYAGDFGTPEQEIPETGLPGVDWESCMTMNDTWGFRTDDKNWKSVEKLVRNVIDTASKGGNYLLNVGPTPEGEIPQASVERLEGVGRWMTVNGESIYGTTASPFKRLTWGRCTRKPGKLYLHVFDWPKKELIVPGLKDTIENAYFLADPEKKPLTVSRKGDDVAILLPEKAPDPVASVVVVQVGPAASASVR
- a CDS encoding BNR-4 repeat-containing protein, coding for MLRSDFLGAVMVILLPAAMAMAAAAPDRDARAEHRPRAQGYHGIWYANQKTDDEYKYKYSGGLGTYPSNHLPMAYYAEKAQKTFFVYGGMAADGALSDQRSLLIMVSYFDHRTGMVPRPTLLMDKKTDDAHDNPTIQLDDKGHVWVFVAAHGTARPAYIFKSAEPYEIDSFQQIWETSFSYPEPWYIEGKGFLFLHTRYQEGRRLFCMTSADGVVWSEPKMLARVAQGHYQVSWRHKDKIGTAFNYHPVNGGLNARTNLYYMETRDFGQTWQTIGGEKLELPLTEVRNPALIQDFESVGQLVYLVDLNFDSRGFPIILFVTSRGWQPGPKHGPRKWTTARWVGKGWETNGLPLAGNNYDCGCLHVEEGNHWRLIGPMLAGRGKPAGPQPYNPGGELMMWTSDNTGRLWHSRYLTYKSPYNHNYVRRPVNAHPGFYAFWADGNPRQPSESRLYFADKEGQVFRLPPVMLEDFAKPELVPLETDTHPAPASAKAPAPTPAEK